The genomic segment ACATGATGGGCAGCGAGAAGTAGATGATGATCTGCTCGGGTTCCCGGACGACGTGCCGCAGGTAGCGACCGGTCATCACCCACCCGTCGGCAAGTGCGGTGGTCATCGGCTCTCCTCGTGCTCGTCGGCGATGGGCCGGCTGGGCGGGCGGCTAATGTCGGCGCCGGGGTGGGTGTTGCCGGCGGTCGGGTGTCCGGTCAGGCGTAGGAAGGCTTCGTCGAGCGTCGGGCGCCGGAGGCCCAGGTCGTCGACCACGATCCCGGCGTCGCGCAACGCCCGGGCCGACTCCACCAGCGCGTCCACCCGGTCGGTGACCGCCACCCGCAGCCGCCGCGTGTCCGGGTCGGCGTCGGCCTGCGCCCCCGCGACCCGGCTCAGCAGCGCGGCCGTGTCGGCCATCCGCCCCGGGTCGCGGATCACGACCTCCAGCCGGTCCGCGCCGATCTCGGCCTTGAGCTCGTCAGGCGTTCCCTCGGCCACGACCCGCCCGGTGTCGACCACCGAGATGCGGTCGGCCAGCCGGTCCGCCTCGTCCAGGTATTGCGTGGTCAGCAGCACGGTCGTGCCCTCCGCGACCAGCTTGCGAACGGTGTCCCAGACCTGGTTTCGGCTGCGCGGGTCGAGCCCGGTGGTCGGCTCGTCGAGGAACAGCACCTGCGGCGCCCGGATCAGGCTGGCCGCGAGGTCAAGCCGTCGCTGCATGCCGCCGGAGTATTCGGTCGCCGACCGGTTGGCCGCCCCGGTCAGGTCGAACTGCTCGAGCAACTCCTCGGCCCGCGCCTTCGCGGCCCGGCGGCCCAGGTGCTGCAGCCGGCCGAAGAGCACCAGGTTCTGCCGCCCGGTGAGCGACCCGTCCAGTGCCGAGTACTGTCCCGTCAGGGCGATCCGATCACGTACCAGTTCCGGTTGCCGGGCCACGTCGGCCCCGGCCACCATGACCCTCCCCTCGTCGAAGCGCAGCAGCGTGGCCAGGATCCGCACAGCGGTGGTCTTGCCCGCGCCGTTGGGCCCGAGCAGCCCGCACACCGTCCCGGCCGGCACCTCCAGCCGGAACCCGTCGAGCGCGGCCACGCCCTTGTACGTCTTGCGCAGCCCCTCGGCCACGATGGCGGTGTCTGTCATAGGGCCGAGCCTGCCGCCGCCCACTGACGACCTGCGCACGAGCCGCTGACCGCTGTGGTTAACCGCCGTCAGCACCCATCCGACCGCCGCGGTGCGTCGCTGCCGTCAGGGACCGGCCGCACCTGTCGGCTGGCCTTCGGCCCGCGGAGCTGCGTCGCCGGGCGGGTGCGGCCCGTTGCTCACCGCCACGAACAGCTCGAACGGCAGCTCCGGATCCGCTTGCACGACCGCCAACCCCACCCACCGCCCGAACTCGGGACACGACCAGGCGAGCATCTCGCCCGTCCAGTTGCCGAAGAACTCGGTCACCGCGTCGTCATGGGCCGGCGGCAGCAGGGAAACAGACTCCGCCGGACCCCACCGCGCGCTCAGTGCCTGGGCGAGCAGGTCGTGTTCGCCTTCGATGGCCTCGCGGGCCGGCCCGACGACGTCTTCGCTGCGGTCCTCCCAGAACTCGGGGCTCGCCGACAATCGGACGACGTGGTGGTCGGCGCCTCCGAATGCGGCCCGCCGCCCGTACGCGGTCTCGGGGAAAGGCTTGCGCAGCAACGCATCCACCGCCGCCTCGTGCTCTGTGATCACCGGTCGCTCCTTCCGCTGGATGGCCGCCACGGTACCGAGTTTGCGGCGCCCCGAAGAGTTGTCCACAATTCCGGGTTGTCCACAGGGGGTCCCGTGAAGATCGCTCGCGATCGGTAGAATCGGCAGTGGCGGGGGACCCCCAAGGGAGGGTGGGCCGTGTAGTCAGGCTCGATCCACTGGGGGTAGGTGGGCAGCCAGATACGGGCCGGTGACGCTGTTCGGATCGGTGGCGACGGCGGCCGGTCTCCCTTCGGCCACGATGCGTCCGCCTTCGGGCCCGCCCGTCGGGCCCATGTCGATGACGTGGTCTGATGCGGCCAGCACGTCCAGGTCGTGGTCGATCACCACGATGGTGGCGCCGTCGTCCAGCAAACGGTCGAAGACGCGCACCAGGGTGCCGATGTCGACCGGGTGCAACCCCGTCGACGGCTCGTCCAGCACGTAGAGCACGTCCCGCTGGCTGCTGCGCAACCGGGCCGCGATGCGTAGCCGCTGCGATTCGCCGCCGGACAGCGCGGGTGTGGGTTCGCCGAGGCGCAGGTAGTCGAGCCCGACGTCGACGATGGGGCGCAGCGGCCGGGCGATCGCGGGCACGGTGGCGTAGCGGTCGAGGGCCTCGCGGACGGTCAGGCCGAGCACGTCGGCGATGGTCAGGTCGTCGACCCGTACGGCCAGGGTCTGCTCGTTGTATCGCGCCCCGTGGCAGGTGGGGCATTCGACGTTGATGTCGGGCAGGTATTGCACGTCGAGGTCGATCGAGCCGAGCCCTGTGCAGGTGGGGCATTGCCCGTCTTTGGTGTTGAACGAGAAGTGGCCGGCGCCGAGGCGGGAGTGGGCGGCGAAGTGCGCACGGATGGCGTCGAAGGCGCCGGAGTACGTCGACGGTGTGGAGCGCGCGTTGAGGCCGATCGGGGTGGCGTCGATCTCCACCACTTGACGCAGCGGGCCCAGGTCGAGCGACTGCACGTGGGCGGGCAGCACCGCGCCGGCCAGCCGGGCCCGGGCCGCGGGGACCAGGCTGTCGAGCACGAGCGCGGTCTTGCCCGCTCCGGACGGGCCGGCCACGCCGGTGAGCCGGCCGATCGGGAAGCGGGCGGTGACGTCGCGCAGGTTGTAGAGGTTCTTGACGGTGAGCGTGACGCGCGAGTCCGGCAGAGCGCGCAATTCGCGCCCGACCGACGCTCGTCCGGCCAGGTACGGCCCGATGATCGATGCCCGCGAGCTCATGATGGCGGCCGGTGTGCCGGTGGCGACGACCGTCCCGCCCAGCCGGCCCGCGCCGGGGCCCATCTCGATGATCCAGTCGGCGGTGCGGATCACGTCCAGGTCGTGTTCGACGATGACCACGGAGTTCCCGTTGGCGGCGAGCGCGCCGATCGTCTTGCGCAGTCCTTCGACGTTGCTCGGGTGCAGCCCGACGGAGGGCTCGTCGAGCACGTACAGCATGCCTGTGGTGTTGGAGCGTACGGTCGATGTCAGTTCGATCCGCTGCCGTTCGCCGGTCGACAGGGTGCCGCCCGCCCGGTCCAGCGCCAGGTAGCCGAGGC from the Paractinoplanes abujensis genome contains:
- a CDS encoding excinuclease ABC subunit UvrA; translated protein: MKLPDTLPRFIEARGVRHNTLRDLDVDIPLWHTVVIAGVSGSGKTSLAMGTLYAEGLHRFLEGLSTYSRRRLTQAQRPDADRIDHLPPALALRQRPPVPGPRSTVGTMSEVLNVLRLTMSRLGTHRCPNGHDVPPSIETQAMEISCPTCGVRFEAPGAESFAFNSYGACPRCDGIGTVHEVDQATLVPDPGKTIAEGAVLPWNVGGRRLSMYAAGELGVRLDVPYGELSRRERELVMSGEPVKQLVVVSGKNGRPVQLNVTYDNAVTAALKSDKSRFLSTQVCPLCEGSRLNAAALASRLDGRNLASISSLGLADLADFAGGLAALMPSSLSRLTAGLVGELTGAVQPLLDLGLGYLALDRAGGTLSTGERQRIELTSTVRSNTTGMLYVLDEPSVGLHPSNVEGLRKTIGALAANGNSVVIVEHDLDVIRTADWIIEMGPGAGRLGGTVVATGTPAAIMSSRASIIGPYLAGRASVGRELRALPDSRVTLTVKNLYNLRDVTARFPIGRLTGVAGPSGAGKTALVLDSLVPAARARLAGAVLPAHVQSLDLGPLRQVVEIDATPIGLNARSTPSTYSGAFDAIRAHFAAHSRLGAGHFSFNTKDGQCPTCTGLGSIDLDVQYLPDINVECPTCHGARYNEQTLAVRVDDLTIADVLGLTVREALDRYATVPAIARPLRPIVDVGLDYLRLGEPTPALSGGESQRLRIAARLRSSQRDVLYVLDEPSTGLHPVDIGTLVRVFDRLLDDGATIVVIDHDLDVLAASDHVIDMGPTGGPEGGRIVAEGRPAAVATDPNSVTGPYLAAHLPPVDRA
- a CDS encoding ATP-binding cassette domain-containing protein — translated: MTDTAIVAEGLRKTYKGVAALDGFRLEVPAGTVCGLLGPNGAGKTTAVRILATLLRFDEGRVMVAGADVARQPELVRDRIALTGQYSALDGSLTGRQNLVLFGRLQHLGRRAAKARAEELLEQFDLTGAANRSATEYSGGMQRRLDLAASLIRAPQVLFLDEPTTGLDPRSRNQVWDTVRKLVAEGTTVLLTTQYLDEADRLADRISVVDTGRVVAEGTPDELKAEIGADRLEVVIRDPGRMADTAALLSRVAGAQADADPDTRRLRVAVTDRVDALVESARALRDAGIVVDDLGLRRPTLDEAFLRLTGHPTAGNTHPGADISRPPSRPIADEHEESR